A stretch of the Xiphias gladius isolate SHS-SW01 ecotype Sanya breed wild chromosome 21, ASM1685928v1, whole genome shotgun sequence genome encodes the following:
- the LOC120782978 gene encoding RNA-binding protein 39-like isoform X1: MADDLDIEAMLEAPYRKEDTKAPSPNGQEERTKRKKRSRSHSRDRKRSRSRDRKRSRSRERKRSRSRDRRRSHSRSRERRRSRSRERGGRYRDHQKHRRRSRSKSPFRKEKSPIRQPIDNLTPEERDARTVFCMQLAARIRPRDLEEFFSAVGNVRDVRMISDRNSRRSKGIAYIEFVEANSVPLAIGLTGQRLLGVPIIVQASQAEKNRAAAAANNLQKGTSGPMRLYVGSLHFNITEEMLRGIFEPFGRIESIQLMMDSETGRSKGYGFITFADAECAKKALEQLNGFELAGRPMKVGHVTERTDASTASSFLDSDELERTGVDLGTTGRLQLMARLAEGTGLQIPPAAQQALQMSGAIAIGAMAAVSAAMNPAMNPALNMNMNSAALNLPSQPLATHCFQLSNMFNPNSEEAPGWEMDIQHDVIEECNKHGGVVHIYVDKNSTEGNVYVKCPTIPAAMAAVNALHGRYFAGKMITAAYIPLPTYHNLFPESVTVTQLLAPPPRR, from the exons ATGGCAGACGACCTGGACATCGAGGCGATGCTGGAGGCTCCATACAGGAAG GAGGACACCAAGGCCCCGAGCCCCAATGGACAGGAGGAGCGCACCAAGAG GAAGAAGCGAAGCCGCAGCCACAGCCGCGACAGGAAGCGCAGCAGGAGTCGAGACAGGAAGAGGAGCCGCAGTCGAGAGCGTAAACGCAGCCGCAGCAGAGACAGACGAAGAAGTCACAGCCGCAGCCGAGAACGACGCCGCAGCCGCAGCCGGGAGAGAGGGGGGCGCTACAGAGACCACCAGAAGCA CCGCCGGCGATCGAGGAGTAAGAGTCCCTTCAGGAAGGAGAAGAGTCCGATCAG GCAGCCAATAGATAACCTGACTCCAGAGGAACGAGATGCCCGGACGGTCTTCTGTATGCAGCTGGCAGCCAGGATACGACCTCGAGACCTGGAGGAGTTCTTCTCTGCTGTGGggaat GTCCGAGACGTTAGGATGATCTCTGACAGAAATTCCCGAAGGTCGAAGGGCATTGCCTACATCGAGTTTGTGGAGGCAAACTCAGTTCCTCTGGCCATCGGACTGACGGGGCAAAGGCTGCTGGGGGTTCCCATCATCGTACAGGCCTCACAG GCAGAGAAGAACcgggcagcagctgcagccaacAACCTGCAGAAGGGAACATCGGGACCGATGAGGCTGTATGTCGGCTCTCTGCACTTCAACATCACCGAGGAGATGCTGAGAGGAATCTTTGAACCGTTTGGACGG ATTGAGAGCATCCAGCTGATGATGGACAGTGAGACTGGACGATCTAAAGGCTACGGCTTCATCACT TTTGCAGATGCAGAGTGCGCTAAGAAAGCTCTGGAGCAGCTGAACGGCTTCGAGCTGGCAGGTCGACCCATGAAGGTGGGTCATGTGACAGAGCGGACCGACGCCTCCACAGCGTCGTCTTTCCTCGACAGTGACGAACTCGAACGCACCGGCGTCGACCTGGGAACCACCGGGCGACTGCAGCTCATGGCCCGACTCGCTGAGG GTACAGGTCTGCAGATCCCTCCTGCTGCTCAGCAGGCTCTACAGATGAGTGGAGCTATCGCTATAGGAGCCATGGCTGCTGTGTCAG CCGCAATGAACCCGGCCATGAATCCAGCTCTCAACATGAACATGaactctgctgctctgaatCTTCCCTCTCAGCCGCTCGCCACACACTGCTTTCAGCTGTCTAACATGTTCAACCCCaacag tgaggAGGCTCCTGGTTGGGAGATGGATATCCAGCATGATGTCATAGAGGAGTGTAACAAACATGGAGGAGTCGTTCACATCTACGTCGACAAAAACTCCACTGAG GGAAACGTCTACGTCAAATGTCCGACGATCCCAGCTGCCATGGCTGCTGTCAACGCCCTCCACGGGAGATACTTTGCTG GTAAGATGATCACGGCGGCTTACATCCCCCTGCCCACCTATCACAACCTGTTCCCAGAGTCTGTTACCGTCACACAGCTTCTGGCCCCGCCCCCACGACGGTGA
- the LOC120782978 gene encoding RNA-binding protein 39-like isoform X3 — MKEDTKAPSPNGQEERTKRKKRSRSHSRDRKRSRSRDRKRSRSRERKRSRSRDRRRSHSRSRERRRSRSRERGGRYRDHQKHRRRSRSKSPFRKEKSPIRQPIDNLTPEERDARTVFCMQLAARIRPRDLEEFFSAVGNVRDVRMISDRNSRRSKGIAYIEFVEANSVPLAIGLTGQRLLGVPIIVQASQAEKNRAAAAANNLQKGTSGPMRLYVGSLHFNITEEMLRGIFEPFGRIESIQLMMDSETGRSKGYGFITFADAECAKKALEQLNGFELAGRPMKVGHVTERTDASTASSFLDSDELERTGVDLGTTGRLQLMARLAEGTGLQIPPAAQQALQMSGAIAIGAMAAVSAAMNPAMNPALNMNMNSAALNLPSQPLATHCFQLSNMFNPNSEEAPGWEMDIQHDVIEECNKHGGVVHIYVDKNSTEGNVYVKCPTIPAAMAAVNALHGRYFAGKMITAAYIPLPTYHNLFPESVTVTQLLAPPPRR; from the exons ATGAAG GAGGACACCAAGGCCCCGAGCCCCAATGGACAGGAGGAGCGCACCAAGAG GAAGAAGCGAAGCCGCAGCCACAGCCGCGACAGGAAGCGCAGCAGGAGTCGAGACAGGAAGAGGAGCCGCAGTCGAGAGCGTAAACGCAGCCGCAGCAGAGACAGACGAAGAAGTCACAGCCGCAGCCGAGAACGACGCCGCAGCCGCAGCCGGGAGAGAGGGGGGCGCTACAGAGACCACCAGAAGCA CCGCCGGCGATCGAGGAGTAAGAGTCCCTTCAGGAAGGAGAAGAGTCCGATCAG GCAGCCAATAGATAACCTGACTCCAGAGGAACGAGATGCCCGGACGGTCTTCTGTATGCAGCTGGCAGCCAGGATACGACCTCGAGACCTGGAGGAGTTCTTCTCTGCTGTGGggaat GTCCGAGACGTTAGGATGATCTCTGACAGAAATTCCCGAAGGTCGAAGGGCATTGCCTACATCGAGTTTGTGGAGGCAAACTCAGTTCCTCTGGCCATCGGACTGACGGGGCAAAGGCTGCTGGGGGTTCCCATCATCGTACAGGCCTCACAG GCAGAGAAGAACcgggcagcagctgcagccaacAACCTGCAGAAGGGAACATCGGGACCGATGAGGCTGTATGTCGGCTCTCTGCACTTCAACATCACCGAGGAGATGCTGAGAGGAATCTTTGAACCGTTTGGACGG ATTGAGAGCATCCAGCTGATGATGGACAGTGAGACTGGACGATCTAAAGGCTACGGCTTCATCACT TTTGCAGATGCAGAGTGCGCTAAGAAAGCTCTGGAGCAGCTGAACGGCTTCGAGCTGGCAGGTCGACCCATGAAGGTGGGTCATGTGACAGAGCGGACCGACGCCTCCACAGCGTCGTCTTTCCTCGACAGTGACGAACTCGAACGCACCGGCGTCGACCTGGGAACCACCGGGCGACTGCAGCTCATGGCCCGACTCGCTGAGG GTACAGGTCTGCAGATCCCTCCTGCTGCTCAGCAGGCTCTACAGATGAGTGGAGCTATCGCTATAGGAGCCATGGCTGCTGTGTCAG CCGCAATGAACCCGGCCATGAATCCAGCTCTCAACATGAACATGaactctgctgctctgaatCTTCCCTCTCAGCCGCTCGCCACACACTGCTTTCAGCTGTCTAACATGTTCAACCCCaacag tgaggAGGCTCCTGGTTGGGAGATGGATATCCAGCATGATGTCATAGAGGAGTGTAACAAACATGGAGGAGTCGTTCACATCTACGTCGACAAAAACTCCACTGAG GGAAACGTCTACGTCAAATGTCCGACGATCCCAGCTGCCATGGCTGCTGTCAACGCCCTCCACGGGAGATACTTTGCTG GTAAGATGATCACGGCGGCTTACATCCCCCTGCCCACCTATCACAACCTGTTCCCAGAGTCTGTTACCGTCACACAGCTTCTGGCCCCGCCCCCACGACGGTGA
- the LOC120782978 gene encoding RNA-binding protein 39-like isoform X4 has protein sequence MADDLDIEAMLEAPYRKEDTKAPSPNGQEERTKRKKRSRSHSRDRKRSRSRDRKRSRSRERKRSRSRDRRRSHSRSRERRRSRSRERGGRYRDHQKHRRRSRSKSPFRKEKSPIRQPIDNLTPEERDARTVFCMQLAARIRPRDLEEFFSAVGNVRDVRMISDRNSRRSKGIAYIEFVEANSVPLAIGLTGQRLLGVPIIVQASQAEKNRAAAAANNLQKGTSGPMRLYVGSLHFNITEEMLRGIFEPFGRIESIQLMMDSETGRSKGYGFITFADAECAKKALEQLNGFELAGRPMKVGHVTERTDASTASSFLDSDELERTGVDLGTTGRLQLMARLAEGRAELSSSRPLSETKVSRRTMLINAPKPSLGGTLLESLESMETSVVSSLDSAAKGFLLIQLVPELRRLSGRSCCCSARWFSPSSVYNGWVQVCRSLLLLSRLYR, from the exons ATGGCAGACGACCTGGACATCGAGGCGATGCTGGAGGCTCCATACAGGAAG GAGGACACCAAGGCCCCGAGCCCCAATGGACAGGAGGAGCGCACCAAGAG GAAGAAGCGAAGCCGCAGCCACAGCCGCGACAGGAAGCGCAGCAGGAGTCGAGACAGGAAGAGGAGCCGCAGTCGAGAGCGTAAACGCAGCCGCAGCAGAGACAGACGAAGAAGTCACAGCCGCAGCCGAGAACGACGCCGCAGCCGCAGCCGGGAGAGAGGGGGGCGCTACAGAGACCACCAGAAGCA CCGCCGGCGATCGAGGAGTAAGAGTCCCTTCAGGAAGGAGAAGAGTCCGATCAG GCAGCCAATAGATAACCTGACTCCAGAGGAACGAGATGCCCGGACGGTCTTCTGTATGCAGCTGGCAGCCAGGATACGACCTCGAGACCTGGAGGAGTTCTTCTCTGCTGTGGggaat GTCCGAGACGTTAGGATGATCTCTGACAGAAATTCCCGAAGGTCGAAGGGCATTGCCTACATCGAGTTTGTGGAGGCAAACTCAGTTCCTCTGGCCATCGGACTGACGGGGCAAAGGCTGCTGGGGGTTCCCATCATCGTACAGGCCTCACAG GCAGAGAAGAACcgggcagcagctgcagccaacAACCTGCAGAAGGGAACATCGGGACCGATGAGGCTGTATGTCGGCTCTCTGCACTTCAACATCACCGAGGAGATGCTGAGAGGAATCTTTGAACCGTTTGGACGG ATTGAGAGCATCCAGCTGATGATGGACAGTGAGACTGGACGATCTAAAGGCTACGGCTTCATCACT TTTGCAGATGCAGAGTGCGCTAAGAAAGCTCTGGAGCAGCTGAACGGCTTCGAGCTGGCAGGTCGACCCATGAAGGTGGGTCATGTGACAGAGCGGACCGACGCCTCCACAGCGTCGTCTTTCCTCGACAGTGACGAACTCGAACGCACCGGCGTCGACCTGGGAACCACCGGGCGACTGCAGCTCATGGCCCGACTCGCTGAGG GGAGAGCAGAGCTTTCGTCCAGTCGGCCTCTGTCTGAAACAAAAGTCTCCAGGAGGACAATGTTGATAAATGCTCCAAAACCATCCCTTGGCGGTACACTGCTGGAATCACTGGAATCCATGGAGACGTCTGTTGTTTCAAGTCTGGATTCTGCAGCTAAAGGTTTTCTGCTCATTCAGCTGGTTCCTGAGCTACGTCGTCTTTCAGGACGGTCCTGTTGTTGTTCTGCCCGATGGTTTAGCCCCTCGTCTGTTTACAATGGTTGG GTACAGGTCTGCAGATCCCTCCTGCTGCTCAGCAGGCTCTACAGATGA